From the genome of Ananas comosus cultivar F153 linkage group 16, ASM154086v1, whole genome shotgun sequence, one region includes:
- the LOC109722402 gene encoding VQ motif-containing protein 4-like yields the protein MQNQVSNGRECSNPHPQPASPNASSPSSSSSSSSTSAGANNGVLAPSLTLRPPPRPVETAPSTTFVQADPSSFKQVVQMLTGSPSSSAPPPQPPSAARAAVAPKKPAFKLYERRGGGGLKSLKTIGPLPAPALRSPNPNPSPNPSSPWGQSDVPSPSMLGFRALTLSPVTPLSPDGVFNRSPRPGPPDSFAADAAAAAAAEERAIAEKGFYLHPSPRGAAAAAEPPPRLLPLFPVTSSQLSSSP from the coding sequence ATGCAGAACCAAGTATCCAACGGTCGAGAGTGTTCAAATCCCCACCCACAACCCGCCTCCCCCAACGCATCGTcgccttcctcttcctcctcctcctcctccacgagCGCCGGCGCCAACAATGGCGTCTTGGCCCCTTCCCTAACCCTAAGGCCCCCGCCGCGGCCGGTCGAGACCGCGCCCTCCACCACCTTCGTCCAAGCCGACCCCTCCTCCTTCAAGCAGGTCGTCCAGATGCTCACCGGATCCCCGTCCTcatcggcgccgccgccgcagcctccCTCCGCCGCCCGCGCCGCCGTGGCCCCGAAGAAGCCCGCGTTCAAGCTCTAcgagcgccgcggcggcggcggcctcaAGAGCCTCAAGACGATCGGCCCCCTCCCCGCGCCCGCGCTCCggagccctaaccctaaccctagccctaaccCTAGTTCGCCGTGGGGGCAGAGCGATGTGCCGTCGCCGAGCATGCTGGGGTTCCGGGCGCTGACGCTGAGCCCCGTGACGCCGCTGAGCCCCGACGGCGTCTTCAACCGCTCGCCGCGCCCCGGCCCGCCCGACTCcttcgccgccgacgccgccgccgccgccgcggcggaggagagggcgATCGCCGAGAAGGGCTTCTACCTCCACCCCTCGCcgcgcggcgccgccgccgccgccgagcccccGCCGCGCCTCCTCCCCCTCTTCCCGGTGACCTCCTCCCAACTCTCCTCTTCTCCCTGA
- the LOC109722399 gene encoding pentatricopeptide repeat-containing protein At2g27800, mitochondrial-like, translating into MLSLSLRRTSQNLIPQTLIPSIPPASFVFFFPLLHRSPLSSSAPDRGRARRRRPAKPPPIDETLVERALASLPARFTGADLAAALYAEPDPRVSLPGPPAPLLNALVYFYCDLRKLGKAVHVYTRMRASPDPAARPTAHTYALLFTALLARGGADSYVRHAYTDVVRALFRQMVDAGIEPDIVALNALVRGYAESLHLNDALRVFHQMGRVYRCEPDEHTYSHLVRGLCAQGRTRNARELFDEMRAKGLAPTARACDALVSALAMDGEVGDAARAVREAARAGRAVDGITWRALLGEMCRRKRTGDAAAMLREMAERGALDRRMRRELLRWVEEEFGDDDDDDGVLELRRELRDEK; encoded by the coding sequence ATGCTCTCCCTTTCCCTACGACGCACCTCGCAAAACCTAATTCCCCAAACCCTAATCCCCTCGATCCCTCCCGCGagcttcgtcttcttcttccccctccTACACcgttctcctctctcctcctccgcccccgaCCGCGGCCGCGCGCGGCGGAGGCGCCCCGCGAAGCCCCCGCCCATCGATGAAACCCTGGTCGAGCGCGCGCTCGCCTCCCTCCCCGCGCGCTTCACCGGCGCCGACCTCGCCGCGGCGCTCTACGCCGAGCCCGACCCGCGCGTCTCCCTCCCCGGCCCCCCCGCCCCGCTCCTCAACGCCCTCGTCTACTTCTACTGCGACCTGCGCAAGCTCGGCAAGGCCGTGCACGTCTACACCCGGATGCGCGCGTCCCCGGACCCCGCCGCGCGCCCCACCGCCCACACCTACGCCCTCCTCTTCACCGCCCTCCTCGCGCGCGGCGGCGCCGACTCCTACGTGCGCCACGCCTACACGGACGTCGTGCGCGCCCTCTTCCGCCAGATGGTCGACGCCGGGATCGAGCCCGACATCGTCGCGCTCAACGCCCTCGTGCGGGGCTACGCCGAGTCGCTCCACCTCAACGACGCGCTCCGCGTGTTCCACCAGATGGGCCGCGTGTACCGGTGCGAGCCCGACGAGCACACGTACAGCCACCTCGTCCGCGGGCTCTGCGCCCAGGGGCGCACGCGCAACGCGCGCGagctgttcgacgaaatgcggGCGAAGGGGCTGGCGCCGACCGCGCGCGCGTGCGACGCGCTCGTGAGCGCGCTCGCGATGGACGGCGAGGTGGGGGACGCGGCGCGCGCCGTGCGGgaggcggcgcgcgcggggcgGGCGGTGGACGGGATCACGTGGAGGGCGCTGCTGGGGGAGATGTGCAGGCGGAAGAGGACTGGGGACGCCGCGGCGATGCTGCGGGAGATGGCGGAGAGAGGGGCGTTGGATCGGAGGATGCGGAGGGAGCTGCTGAGATGGGTGGAGGAGGAGTTTggggatgatgatgatgatgatggtgtaTTAGAGTTGAGAAGGGAATTGAGAGATGAGAAGTGA